The Terriglobus sp. TAA 43 sequence GTAGAACTCGTTCCAACCGACACGAACTTCGTTCACGATCTTGTTCGTGACCAGGTACGTATCACCGAAGACCGCGTTGCGGCCCAGCAGCGGGTTTGACGTGGAGCTGCCAGTTGCCGTCGGAGTGACCTGGCTAGCGTTGTAGTTGGCGTAACGGCCAAAAAGAGAGTTCTTTGAGGTAACGTTCCAGTCGCCGCGAACAGTGTACGAGTCGTAGTTATCAGTGAACGGCAAGGTGAGGCCGTAGTTCGCGGAGCCGTTGATCGTCGCCGCGTCCGAAGTCACCGCCGGATACGTTGGATTCAGGACTGTGGCCACCTTGTTCGTCACGCCGAAACCGGTAGGGTTGACGTGGCTATAACCAAAACCACCGCTCGGCGTTAGAACCTGGGTGCTGTTGGCGTCCCACGTACCTGCGAGTTCGGTCTGCGTGGGAAAGAGAGCCGTGTAGAGGTTTTGCTTGGACGAACGTTGACCTTCATAACCACCAAAGACGAAGAGATGGTCCTTGATGATGGGCCCGCCGAAGGTGCCACCAAACTGCCAGCGATGGAAGTCCGGCTTGGGTCCGCTGGAGACAGGCTGGAAGTAGTTGCGGGCATCGAAGATACCGTTACGCGCGAACAGGTAGCCCGATCCGTGGATCTTGTTGGTACCGGACTTGGTGACCATGGAAACCACTGCCTGCCCCTGGCCATACTCCGTGGAAAAGGTGGAGCGGAGGAGGTTGAACTCCTGCAGCGTATCCGTGTTGGGCAGCAACGACATGTTGTTGAAGCGAACCGAACGGACATACGTACCGTCGAGCACGTAGTTGGTCGAGTTACCGCGACCACCATCAACCGTGATGTACAGGTTGCGGGAAGATGACGCGGTACCGGTCTGCGCGGCTGAACCACCCTGCTGACCGCTCTGCGGCGGCGAGACGCCTGGGGCCAGTGTGGCGAGCTGCAACACGTTACGGCCGTTCAATGGGAGGTCGTTGATCTGCTTCTGATCGATGACCTGGCCGACTGTGGCTTCCTGCGTCTGGAGCTGTGGCGGAAGCGTGCTGACTTCAACCGTTTCATTGGTGCCGCCGACGGCGAGCGTTACAGAACCATTGGCAGTCTGGCCGATCTGAACATCCAAAGACGGGATGACGGAAGTCTTGAAGCCGTCCTTCTCTACGCGGATGCTGTAGTTGGCCGGAGGCAGGTTAGGAATGGACCAGTCGCCAGAGCCGTTGGACTTGGTGGTACGTTCGGCCTTCGTGCCGTTGTTGATGAGGTGGATCGTGGCTCCCGGGACCTTCGCACCGGTTGCGTCCGTAACGGTGCCGGCGGCGTCGGTGGATGCAGATGCCTGGCCCCATGCGGAAGGTGCGCCTACGGAAAGCAGGGCGACGGGAGCGGCCGCCAGCATGAGGGCGAATGCGCTACGTCGGAATGTACGCAGGATGGCGTTATGGGAGATCTGATTCAAGGTGGACTCTTTCGTCGTTCCGGAGTCCGGTGCGGGGACGCGGGGTCCTATGTTCTTGTTTGGTCCATGCATGGTGATGTTGGCCTCTCCGTGTTCAGCACTATGACAACGTTTGCGCGGATTAATTCTTTTTCGATCTGAGACGTTTCAAAATCCGCGATATTTTTTTGCCGCTGGGACACCCGCCGATGCACTTCTCCCCGATCAGCGTGGGAGGCTTTCAGTGCAAACGAACGGAGTTCTCTTCGACGGCGGGACTTATATCACACCGAAATGAAGAAAAGAAACATGCTTTTTGCAAGTTTTTTGGAGAGGTTCCGGGGTACGAAACTGCCCTCAACGGATGCATGGGGAAAATGTGGTTGTTTTGTCGACAAAACGAATGAATCGAATCAAATCTGTCGAGAGGTCAGACCAGAGTCAGAGGATTAGAACCGCTCGAATGTCATTCACGTTGGTCAAGGTGGGGCCGGTCATGACGAGGTCGTCGATGGTAGCGAAGAAGGAATAGCTGTCATGACGGCGAAGGAAGTCAGCCGCGATGGCAGATGCCTGCTTTGCCCGAGTGAGCGTGTCGGGGGTGACGATGGCTCCGGCGGCGTCATCAGAGCCGTCGATGCCGTCGGTGTCGCCTGCGATGGCATAGGTGCCGGGCGCGCCTTTCAGGGCGATGGCGAGTGAGAGTAGGAATTCGGTGTTTCTGCCGCCTCGGCCGGGCTTTTCGCGGCCCAGCGTCACCGTGGTTTCGCCGCCGGAGAGAAGGACGGCCGGTTTTACGATGGGGTGTCCGTAATGGCGAACGGATGCTGCGATGCCAGCCATCACTGTGCCGAGCTGCGCGCTTTCGCCTTCGATGGCGTCGCCCAGGATCAATGGGTTCCAGCCGAATTCTCTTGCTTTGGCGGCTGCGGCCTGGAGGGCCTGGAGCGGCGAGGCGATCATACGGACGTCTGCCTGGAAGCTTTTGGGGGCTTCTTCGCTTTGCGATTCCAACACGCTGAGCACACTGGATGGGACTTCCATGTTGTATTCGCGGATGATGCGCAATGCGTCGGCTGCGGTGGTACCGGAGGGGACGGTGGGGCCGGAGGCGATGATGGCCGGGTCGTCGCCGGGGACGTCGCTGATGACGAGTGTGACCACGCGGGCGGGTGCAGCGGCCTGCGCCAGTTTGCCGCCCTTGA is a genomic window containing:
- a CDS encoding glycerate kinase; the encoded protein is MPAHEEAVVRQQLRSLFDTAVAAANPHVVLASSLPEPPKGRCIVVGAGKASAAMAAAVEEAWPQVPMEGVVVTRYGHAVPPRHIRIVEASHPVPDAAGMQAAEDILAAVQNLSPDDLVLALISGGGSALLTLPVEGVALEDKQAVNAALLASGAPIHAMNTVRKALSRIKGGKLAQAAAPARVVTLVISDVPGDDPAIIASGPTVPSGTTAADALRIIREYNMEVPSSVLSVLESQSEEAPKSFQADVRMIASPLQALQAAAAKAREFGWNPLILGDAIEGESAQLGTVMAGIAASVRHYGHPIVKPAVLLSGGETTVTLGREKPGRGGRNTEFLLSLAIALKGAPGTYAIAGDTDGIDGSDDAAGAIVTPDTLTRAKQASAIAADFLRRHDSYSFFATIDDLVMTGPTLTNVNDIRAVLIL